In Cryptomeria japonica chromosome 10, Sugi_1.0, whole genome shotgun sequence, a genomic segment contains:
- the LOC131050786 gene encoding DNA-directed RNA polymerase II subunit RPB1 encodes MDTRFPYSPAEVAKVKVVQFGIISPDEIRQMSVAQIEYSETYERGKPKLGGLSDPRLGTIDRKLKCETCSAGMAECPGHFGHLELAKPMYHIGFLKTILSILRCVCFNCSRILADEDDHRFKQALKVKNPKHRLRKVLDCCKNKVKCEGGDVIDEDQGQDGDDEVKKKRQGGCGAQQPKICIDGMKIMAEYKAPRKKADDPEQLMPEPVERKQQLTAERVLSVLKRITDEECQMLGLNPKYARPDWMILQVLPVPPPPVRPSVMMDTTSRSEDDLTHQLAMIIRHNENLKKQEKTGAPAHIISEFAQLLQFHIATYFDNELPGQPRATQRSGRPIKSICSRLKAKEGRIRGNLMGKRVDFSARTVITPDPNINIDELGVPWSIALNLTYPETVTPYNIERLKELVEYGPHPPPGKTGAKYIIREDGQRLDLRYLKKSSDHHLELGYKVERHLNDGDFVLFNRQPSLHKMSIMGHRIRIMPYSTFRLNLSVTSPYNADFDGDEMNMHVPQSFETRAEVLELMMVPKCIVSPQSNRPVMGIVQDTLLGCRKITKRDTFIEKDVFMNILMWWEDFDGKIPAPTILKPRPLWTGKQVFNLIIPKQINLIRYSAWHAESETGFITPGDTCVRIEKGEVISGTLCKKTLGTSSGSLIHVIWEEVGPDAARKFLGHTQWLVNYWLLQQGFSIGIGDTIADAATMEVINETISKAKNEVKQLIKAAQDKQLEAEPGRTMMESFENRVNQVLNKARDDAGSSAQKSLSESNNLKAMVTAGSKGSFINISQMTACVGQQNVEGKRIPYGFDGRTLPHFTKDDKGPESRGFVENSYLRGLTPQEFFFHAMGGREGLIDTAVKTSETGYIQRRLVKAMEDIMVKYDGTVRNSLGDVIQFLYGEDGMDAVWIESQKLDSLKMKKKEFENVYKYEIDQENWNPSYMLPEHVDDLKTIREFQNVFDAELQKLESDRRQLGTEIAPSGDNSWPMPVNLKRLIWNAQKTFKIDPRKRSDMHPMEIVEAIDKLQERLKVVPGDDLMSIEAQKNATLFFNILLRSTFASKRVLKEYHLTKEAFEWVVGEIESRFLQSLVAPGEMIGCVAAQSIGEPATQMTLNTFHYAGVSAKNVTLGVPRLREIINVAKKIKTPSLSVYLKPEVNKTKERAKNVQCALEYTTLRSVTEATEVWYDPDPMSTIIEEDVDFVKSYYEMPDEDIAPEKISPWLLRIELNREMMVDKKLSMADIAEKINLEFDDDLTCIFNDDNAEKLILRIRIMNEEAPKGEAQDQNSEDDVFLKKIESNMLTEMALRGIPDINKVFIKSGKINKFDENEGFKPETEWMLDTEGVNMLAVMCHEDVDATRTTSNHLIEVIEVLGIEAVRKSLLDELRVVISFDGSYVNYRHLAILCDTMTYRGHLMAITRHGINRNDTGPMMRCSFEETVDILLDAAVFAEADPLRGVTENIMLGQLAPIGTGDCALYLNDQMLQQAIELQLPSYMEGMVDFGMTPSRSPITGTPHHDAMMSPSYLLSPSLRSSPITEAQFSPYVGGMAFSPSSSPGYSPSSPGYSPSSPGYSPTSPGYSPTSPGYSPTSPGYSPTSPSYSPSSPGYSPTSPAYSPTSPSYSPTSPSYSPTSPSYSPTSPSYSPTSPSYSPTSPSYSPTSPAYSPTSPAYSPTSPAYSPTSPSYSPTSPSYSPTSPAYSPTSPAYSPTSPAYSPTSPSYSPTSPSYSPTSPGYSPTSPSYSPTSPSFNPASTKYSPTSPAYSPSSPRYSPSSPYSPTSPNYSPNSPSYSPTSPSFSQASPTYSPTSPPYSPASPGFSPSSPQYSPSAGYSPTAPGYSPSSTSQYTPQFSNKDEGSTR; translated from the exons GATGATCATCGTTTCAAACAAGCATTGAAAGTAAAGAACCCAAAACACAGGCTCAGAAAGGTTTTGGATTGTTGCAAGAATAAAGTTAAATGTGAAGGTGGAGATGTCATTGATGAGGATCAAGGTCAAGATGGAGATGACGAGGTTAAGAAGAAGCGACAAGGAGGTTGTGGTGCCCAGCAGCCCAAGATCTGCATTGATGGAATGAAAATAATGGCTGAATATAAAGCTCCACGCAAGAAAGCAGATGACCCAGAGCAGTTGATGCCGGAGCCTGTTGAGAGAAAACAACAGTTAACTGCTGAGAGG GTTTTGAGTGTTTTGAAGCGAATTACTGATGAGGAGTGTCAAATGTTGGGATTGAACCCAAAATATGCTCGCCCAGACTGGATGATTTTACAAGTGCTTCCAGTTCCTCCACCCCCAGTCAGACCTTCAGTTATGATGGACACCACAAGTAGGAGTGAG GATGATCTCACTCATCAGCTTGCAATGATTATCAGACACAACGAAAATCTAAAAAAGCAGGAGAAAACTGGGGCTCCAGCTCATATTATTTCTGAGTTTGCCCAATTGTTGCAATTCCACATTGCTACTTATTTTGACAATGAGCTGCCTGGTCAGCCAAGG GCAACCCAGAGGTCAGGACGACCGATAAAATCAATATGCAGTCGATTGAAAGCTAAAGAGGGTCGCATCAGGGGAAATCTGATGGGGAAGCGTGTAGATTTTTCTGCACGTACAGTTATTACACCTGATCCTAACATTAACATTGATGAATTAGGAGTCCCCTGGAGTATTGCACTGAACCTCACATACCCAGAGACCGTCACTCCATACAACATAGAAAG ATTAAAGGAACTTGTTGAATATGGACCTCATCCTCCACCAGGGAAAACTGGTGCCAAATACATTATCAGGGAGGATGGCCAGAGACTTGATCTCCGTTACTTGAAAAAGAGTAGTGATCACCATCTAGAGTTGGGCTATAAG GTGGAGAGGCACTTGAATGATGGAGACTTTGTTCTTTTTAATCGACAACCAAGTCTTCATAAGATGTCTATCATGGGTCATAGAATCAGAATCATGCCTTACTCGACTTTCCGATTAAACTTGTCAGTCACATCACCCTACAATGCTGATTTTGACGGAGATGAAATGAACATGCATGTTCCCCAGTCATTTGAGACAAGAGCAGAAGTTTTGGAACTAATGATGGTGCCAAAATGCATTGTTTCTCCTCAGTCCAATAGGCCAGTTATGGGTATCGTGCAAGATACACTTTTGGGTTGTCGAAAGATTACAAAACGAGACACCTTTATAGAAAAG GATGTCTTTATGAATATCCTAATGTGGTGGGAGGATTTTGATGGGAAAATACCTGCTCCAACTATTCTAAAGCCAAGGCCGCTTTGGACTGGAAAACAAGTCTTCAATCTGATCATTCCAAAACAAATCAATCTTATAAGGTATTCTGCATGGCATGCTGAATCTGAAACAGGATTTATTACACCAGGAGATACATGTGTACGCATTGAGAAAGGGGAGGTTATTTCTGGCACTCTTTGCAAGAAAACCCTTGGGACTTCCTCGGGAAGTCTAATACATGTCATCTG GGAGGAAGTAGGCCCAGATGCTGCTCGTAAGTTTTTAGGTCACACACAGTGGCTTGTAAACTACTGGCTGCTACAACAGGGTTTCAGTATTGGTATAGGAGACACAATTGCTGATGCTGCAACCATGGAagttatcaatgaaacaatttcaaaagcaAAGAATGAAGTCAAACAACTTATTAAGGCTGCTCAGGATAAGCAATTGGAGGCAGAACCTGGTCGAACAATGATGGAGTCTTTTGAAAACAGAGTCAATCAG GTGTTAAATAAGGCTCGTGATGATGCAGGAAGCAGTGCACAAAAAAGTTTATCCGAGAGTAACAATTTGAAGGCTATGGTTACTGCTGGGTCAAAAGGAAGTTTTATCAACATATCTCAAATGACTGCTTGTGTGGGACAGCAAAATGTAGAAGGGAAGCGAATTCCATATGGATTTGATGGAAGAACCCTACCACATTTTACAAAGGATGATAAAGGTCCAGAAAGTCGAGGCTTTGTGGAGAATTCCTATCTGCGTGGTTTGACTCCTCAGGAGTTCTTTTTTCATGCAATGGGAGGACGTGAGGGTTTGATAGATACTGCAGTGAAAACGTCAGAAACAGGATACATACAGCGTCGTCTTGTGAAAGCTATGGAAGACATCATGGTGAAATATGATGGGACTGTCAGGAATTCACTTGGCGATGTCATCCAGTTCCTGTATGGTGAGGATGGTATGGATGCTGTTTGGATTGAGTCACAGAAACTTGATTctttgaagatgaaaaagaaagagTTCGAAAATGTTTATAAATATGAAATTGATCAAGAAAACTGGAATCCTAGCTACATGTTACCAGAACATGTAGATGATCTGAAAACCATCAGGGagttccaaaatgtttttgatgcAGAATTGCAGAAACTAGAGTCAGATAGACGACAGTTAGGCACAGAGATTGCTCCCAGTGGTGATAACTCATGGCCTATGCCCGTAAATCTGAAGAGGCTCATTTGGAATGCCCAGAAGACTTTCAAAATTGATCCAAGGAAACGATCAGATATGCATCCTATGGAGATTGTAGAAGCCATTGACAAGCTTCAGGAAAGGCTAAAGGTTGTTCCTGGTGATGATCTCATGAGTATTGAGGCCCAGAAAAATGCGACTCTTTTCTTCAATATTCTACTGCGCAGTACATTTGCAAGTAAACGTGTACTGAAGGAGTACCACCTTACAAAGGAAGCATTTGAATGGGTAGTTGGTGAGATTGAATCTCGTTTCCTTCAGTCTTTAGTAGCTCCAGGGGAGATGATTGGATGTGTTGCAGCACAGTCAATTGGTGAACCAGCTACTCAGATGACATTGAATACTTTCCATTATGCTGGTGTTAGTGCCAAAAATGTTACTCTCGGCGTTCCTCGGCTAAGAGAAATTATAAATGTGGCAAAGAAAATTAAAACACCATCACTTTCAGTGTATCTAAAGCCAGAGGTCAACAAGACAAAAGAAAGAGCAAAGAATGTCCAATGTGCTTTAGAGTACACAACCTTGCGAAGTGTTACAGAGGCTACTGAAGTGTGGTATGATCCAGATCCAATGAGCACTATCATAGAGGAGGATGTTGACTTTGTTAAATCATACTATGAAATGCCAGATGAGGATATTGCACCTGAAAAAATATCTCCATGGCTGCTGCGTATTGAATTAAATAGGGAGATGATGGTTGATAAAAAGCTCAGTATGGCAGACATTGCAGAAAAAATCAACCTTGAGTTTGATGATGATTTGACATGCAttttcaatgatgataatgcagaaAAACTTATTCTGCGTATACGTATTATGAATGAAGAGGCTCCTAAAGGGGAAGCTCAAGATCAAAACTCTGAAGATGACGTCTTTCTAAAGAAGATTGAGAGTAACATGCTTACAGAAATGGCTCTACGAGGCATTCCTGATATTAATAAAGTGTTTATAAAATCTGGAAAAATTAACAAGTTTGATGAGAATGAAGGATTCAAACCTGAAACAGAATGGATGTTGGATACAGAAGGGGTCAACATGTTAGCTGTTATGTGCCATGAAGATGTTGATGCTACAAGGACAACGAGTAATCACTTGATTGAAGTTATTGAGGTGCTTGGAATTGAGGCTGTGAGGAAATCACTTCTAGATGAGCTTCGTGTTGTGATATCTTTTGATGGGTCATATGTGAATTACAGGCATTTAGCCATTTTGTGTGACACAATGACATATCGGGGCCATCTAATGGCCATTACTAGACATGGTATCAATCGTAATGATACAGGGCCAATGATGCGATGTTCATTTGAGGAAACAGTTGATATTCTTTTGGATGCTGCTGTTTTTGCTGAGGCAGATCCTCTGAGGGGTGTTACAGAGAACATCATGCTTGGCCAGTTGGCTCCGATTGGTACAGGTGATTGTGCCTTGTATTTGAATGACCAGATGCTACAACAAGCAATTGAACTCCAACTACCCAGCTATATGGAAGGAATGGTAGACTTTGGAATGACACCATCTCGGTCCCCAATAACAGGAACACCACACCATGATGCAATGATGTCACCAAGCTATTTGCTCAGCCCAAGTCTCCGCAGCTCACCAATTACAGAGGCCCAATTTTCTCCCTATGTTGGTGGGATGGCCTTCTCTCCATCTTCATCTCCTGGCTACAGCCCTTCATCCCCAGGTTATAGCCCCTCATCTCCTGGGTATAGTCCGACTTCACCTGGATATAGCCCCACATCTCCAGGGTACAGTCCAACATCCCCTGGATATAGTCCTACATCACCATCATACAGTCCAAGTTCTCCTGGATACAGTCCTACGTCTCCAGCATATTCCCCCACAAGCCCATCTTATTCTCCAACTTCACCAAGCTACAGTCCCACATCACCAAGCTACAGTCCCACTTCTCCCAGTTATAGCCCCACATCCCCGAGCTATAGTCCCACTTCTCCCAGTTATAGCCCCACATCCCCTGCATACAGCCCCACTTCACCAGCATATAGCCCCACTTCTCCAGCATATAGCCCAACATCACCTTCATACAGCCCGACGTCGCCTTCATATAGCCCCACATCTCCTGCATACAGCCCCACATCACCTGCGTACAGCCCCACATCTCCAGCATATAGTCCTACATCGCCTAGTTACAGTCCGACATCACCGAGTTACAGTCCAACATCTCCTGGGTACAGTCCCACTTCGCCAAGTTATAGTCCAACATCACCAAGTTTTAATCCAGCCTCTACAAAGTACAGTCCGACTTCACCGGCATATTCCCCAAGCAGTCCAAGATATTCACCATCAAGTCCATATAGTCCAACATCGCCAAATTACAG TCCTAATTCACCATCTTATTCACCAACATCTCCTTCATTTTCTCAAGCGAGTCCTACTTACAGTCCTACAAG TCCTCCATATTCACCTGCAAGTCCGGGATTCAGTCCAAGTTCACCACAATACAG TCCCAGTGCTGGTTATTCTCCAACTGCTCCTGGCTATTCTCCGTCTTCCACAAGCCAGTATACACCACAGTTCAGCAACAAAGATGAGGGGAGTACTCGGTGA